One segment of Massilia sp. Se16.2.3 DNA contains the following:
- a CDS encoding LytR C-terminal domain-containing protein — protein sequence MSSCKILKKMSVLCAGAMLLACADMSHQVEQPVVGVDANLAYDQGRAHHVAGRYDDAIASYRAALVTAPHHVQARNALAAAFARQGEFARAIPIWQGLTAELKPDGGPGGAYLFANLGYAYLLGGDYQNAVVALEKACVLDPLDHRAWHNLGETLRRLGQDERAERMFRQASALRDHDFQRDYTVAGGTAVAAIQVAVAAPVRAEREWAATEVRTTADGMLELVRLPSQRAIAQALPAREPDPLPAPPPRTRPDVVLVEIRNGNGVTGMARALSRQVDGDGLQVTRLSNEKGFKVRRTRIEHGPAHRDAAQRLAERFDDVQLVEVVTCTSTDLRLVLGQDMARGKLVLRTPLRDSDRFAAADAVPKAP from the coding sequence ATGTCCAGCTGCAAAATCCTCAAGAAAATGTCCGTATTGTGCGCCGGCGCCATGCTGCTTGCCTGTGCCGACATGTCGCACCAGGTCGAACAGCCCGTGGTCGGCGTCGATGCCAATCTGGCTTATGACCAGGGCCGCGCGCACCATGTCGCCGGCCGCTACGACGACGCCATCGCGTCCTACCGTGCAGCGCTGGTGACGGCTCCCCATCACGTGCAGGCCCGCAACGCACTGGCCGCCGCGTTTGCCCGCCAGGGCGAATTCGCCCGCGCCATCCCGATCTGGCAAGGCCTCACCGCCGAGTTAAAGCCTGACGGCGGCCCCGGCGGCGCCTACCTGTTTGCCAACCTCGGCTACGCCTACCTGCTCGGTGGCGACTACCAGAATGCCGTTGTCGCACTCGAAAAAGCCTGCGTGCTCGATCCGCTCGATCACCGCGCCTGGCACAACCTGGGCGAAACGCTGCGTCGCCTCGGGCAGGACGAGCGCGCCGAACGGATGTTCCGCCAGGCCAGTGCACTGCGCGACCACGATTTCCAACGCGACTACACGGTTGCCGGCGGTACGGCCGTGGCGGCGATCCAGGTCGCGGTGGCAGCACCCGTGCGTGCCGAGCGCGAGTGGGCCGCCACCGAGGTGCGCACGACGGCGGACGGCATGCTCGAGCTGGTAAGGCTGCCGTCGCAGCGCGCGATCGCGCAAGCGTTGCCAGCCCGTGAGCCCGATCCGCTGCCGGCGCCGCCACCGCGTACGCGGCCGGATGTCGTGCTGGTGGAAATCCGTAACGGCAACGGCGTGACCGGCATGGCACGTGCGCTGTCGCGCCAGGTCGACGGCGATGGGCTGCAGGTAACGCGGCTGAGCAATGAAAAAGGCTTCAAGGTACGCCGCACCCGCATCGAGCACGGCCCCGCCCATCGCGATGCCGCACAGCGCCTGGCTGAACGCTTCGACGATGTTCAGCTGGTCGAAGTGGTCACCTGTACGTCGACCGACCTGCGGCTGGTCCTCGGCCAGGACATGGCACGCGGCAAACTCGTCCTGCGCACGCCGTTGCGTGACAGCGACAGGTTCGCCGCCGCCGATGCGGTGCCCAAAGCGCCCTGA
- a CDS encoding type II secretion system F family protein — MNAAQLSFLLIVFGIVCALAWLAMMLFAPGALRTRLRRFIGKSDTTQLESDGWVERVAKVSQPLTKLSVPDEGWEKSALRTRFMNAGWRSPVAPTLFFASKTLLALIGPATVGVLVATSVILLSGGKLLFLLLLTATVGYYLPNMTLNRIVRRRKREIFETLPDALDLLTVCVEAGLSLERAFVKVAGEIHIKSVTLAQELQLVLMEMRAGFSKEKALRNFALRSGVDDIDTLVAMLIQSERFGTSVGDSLRVYADNLRNKRRLLAEECAAKIGLKLLFPLIFCIFPTLLMVLLGPAMIQLSRTLANVSGVR; from the coding sequence ATGAATGCCGCACAATTATCCTTTCTGTTGATCGTCTTCGGCATCGTTTGCGCGCTGGCCTGGCTGGCGATGATGCTGTTCGCGCCAGGGGCGCTGCGTACACGCCTGCGCCGTTTCATCGGCAAGTCCGACACCACCCAGCTCGAGTCCGACGGCTGGGTCGAGCGCGTGGCCAAGGTCTCGCAGCCGCTGACCAAGCTGTCGGTGCCGGACGAGGGCTGGGAAAAGTCGGCGCTGCGCACCCGCTTCATGAATGCGGGCTGGCGCAGTCCCGTGGCGCCGACCCTGTTCTTCGCATCGAAGACGCTGCTCGCCTTGATCGGTCCGGCCACGGTCGGCGTGCTGGTGGCGACATCGGTGATCCTGCTCTCGGGCGGCAAGCTGTTGTTCCTGCTGCTGCTGACAGCCACTGTCGGCTACTACCTGCCGAACATGACCTTGAATCGCATCGTGCGCCGGCGCAAACGCGAGATCTTCGAAACCCTGCCCGATGCGCTCGATTTGCTGACCGTGTGCGTCGAGGCCGGGCTGAGCCTGGAACGCGCCTTCGTCAAAGTGGCCGGCGAAATCCACATCAAAAGCGTGACGCTGGCGCAGGAACTGCAGCTGGTGCTGATGGAAATGCGCGCCGGCTTCAGCAAGGAAAAGGCGCTGCGCAACTTCGCCCTGCGCAGCGGTGTCGACGACATCGACACGCTGGTGGCAATGCTGATCCAGTCCGAACGCTTCGGTACCAGCGTGGGCGACTCGCTGCGCGTGTATGCCGACAACCTGCGCAACAAGCGCCGCCTGCTGGCCGAGGAGTGCGCCGCGAAGATCGGCCTGAAGCTGCTGTTCCCGCTCATCTTTTGTATCTTCCCGACGCTGCTGATGGTCCTGCTGGGACCAGCAATGATCCAGCTGAGCCGTACGCTGGCCAACGTCAGCGGTGTGCGTTGA
- a CDS encoding type II secretion system F family protein, with the protein MDLLFYSFTVFLFAAVILLIEGVYLWWSSTHGKAAQRIARRLQVMSGGPGRSGERISILKQRKFSAHEGFDRLLHRVSLLKRLDALLVQAGSGLTVARFLGCSLAAFLLVALLSARWPMPWPVRFALMLLALSVPYCLVRRARTRRLRRIEHQLPDAADFIARALRAGHSFTNVLQIVGNELPEPLSSEFRIAREEINYGVPMGEALHNMAARIPLTDLRYLIIAVLIQRESGGNLAEILGNISTIIRGRLKLVAQVRVLSAEGRMSAWILGLLPFGVMLMLVLVNPKYVSMLWTDPSGVRLLWYAAGMILFGVVWLRRVIRIRI; encoded by the coding sequence ATGGACCTGCTTTTCTACAGCTTCACCGTCTTCCTGTTCGCCGCCGTGATCCTGCTGATCGAAGGCGTCTACCTGTGGTGGTCGAGCACCCACGGCAAGGCAGCGCAGCGGATCGCGCGCCGCTTGCAGGTCATGTCGGGCGGACCTGGACGTTCGGGCGAGCGCATCTCGATTCTCAAGCAGCGCAAATTCAGTGCCCATGAAGGCTTCGATCGTCTGCTGCACCGGGTCAGCTTGCTGAAGCGGCTCGATGCCTTGCTGGTGCAGGCCGGCAGCGGCTTGACGGTCGCGCGCTTCCTCGGCTGCTCGCTGGCTGCCTTCCTGCTCGTTGCACTGCTCAGCGCGCGCTGGCCGATGCCCTGGCCGGTACGGTTCGCGTTGATGCTGCTGGCGCTGAGCGTGCCGTATTGCCTGGTGCGGCGCGCGCGCACGCGCCGCCTGCGCCGCATCGAACACCAGTTACCCGACGCCGCCGATTTCATCGCCCGTGCGCTGCGCGCGGGCCATTCGTTCACCAACGTCCTGCAGATCGTCGGCAACGAGTTGCCCGAGCCGCTGAGCAGCGAATTCCGGATCGCGCGTGAGGAAATCAACTACGGCGTGCCGATGGGCGAGGCGCTGCACAACATGGCCGCGCGCATTCCGCTCACCGACCTGCGCTACCTGATCATCGCGGTGCTGATCCAGCGCGAGTCCGGTGGCAACCTGGCCGAAATCCTCGGCAATATCAGTACCATCATCCGCGGCCGCCTGAAGCTGGTGGCCCAGGTGCGCGTGCTCTCGGCGGAAGGGCGCATGTCGGCCTGGATCCTGGGCCTGCTGCCGTTTGGCGTGATGCTGATGCTGGTGCTGGTCAACCCGAAGTACGTGAGCATGCTGTGGACCGACCCCAGCGGGGTACGCCTGCTCTGGTACGCGGCCGGCATGATCCTGTTCGGCGTTGTCTGGCTGCGCAGGGTCATCCGGATCCGCATCTGA
- a CDS encoding CpaF family protein encodes MSLRERLSVSEDDRKAGVLPAEANNQAYQELKKSMHQMILDRIDLERLKRLTAEQFKHELALLIQRIIEEERIVLNQHERHNLVLDIQHEMLGFGPLEPLLNDPSVSDILVNTANRVYVERRGKLELTDVAFHDNAHLMKIIEKIVSRVGRRVDESSPMVDARLPDGSRVNAIIPPLAVDGPILSIRRFSATPLTVQNLLDYKSMTPPMIKVLEGLGIAKINILISGGTGSGKTTLLNLLSGFIPANERLVTIEDAAELQLRQPHVVRLETRPPNIEGKGEVTQRALVKNALRMRPDRIILGEVRGAEALDMLQAMNTGHEGSLATIHSNTPRDALARLENMVGMAGANLTPRAIRQQICSAVTVVVQASRLIDGCRKVVSIQEITGMEGDIISMQEIFRFEQTGVDRDGKVQGCFSATGVRPRFADRLKMYGAEIPDDTFDPDRIYQ; translated from the coding sequence ATGTCGCTGCGTGAACGCCTGTCCGTATCCGAAGACGACCGCAAGGCCGGCGTCCTGCCGGCCGAGGCCAATAACCAGGCCTACCAGGAACTGAAGAAGTCGATGCACCAGATGATCCTCGACCGGATCGACCTGGAGCGCCTCAAGCGCCTGACCGCCGAGCAGTTCAAGCACGAGCTGGCGCTGCTGATCCAGCGCATCATCGAGGAAGAGCGCATCGTCCTCAACCAGCACGAGCGCCACAACCTGGTGCTCGACATCCAGCACGAGATGCTCGGCTTCGGCCCGCTCGAGCCGCTCCTGAACGACCCGAGCGTGTCCGATATCCTGGTCAACACCGCGAACCGCGTCTATGTCGAGCGCCGCGGCAAGCTGGAACTGACCGACGTCGCCTTCCACGACAATGCGCACCTGATGAAGATCATCGAGAAGATCGTCTCGCGCGTCGGCCGCCGGGTCGACGAATCGAGCCCGATGGTCGACGCCCGCCTGCCCGATGGCTCACGCGTCAACGCCATCATTCCGCCGCTCGCGGTAGACGGTCCGATCCTGTCGATCCGGCGCTTCAGCGCCACCCCGCTGACGGTGCAGAACCTGCTCGACTACAAGAGCATGACGCCGCCGATGATCAAGGTGCTCGAGGGCCTCGGTATCGCCAAGATCAACATCCTGATCTCGGGCGGTACCGGCAGCGGCAAGACCACCTTGCTGAATCTGCTGTCGGGCTTCATTCCGGCCAACGAGCGCCTCGTCACCATCGAAGACGCGGCTGAATTGCAGCTGCGCCAGCCGCACGTGGTGCGTCTCGAGACCCGCCCGCCGAACATCGAGGGCAAGGGCGAAGTCACCCAGCGCGCGCTGGTCAAGAACGCCCTGCGCATGCGTCCGGACCGCATCATCCTCGGCGAAGTGCGCGGCGCCGAGGCGCTCGACATGCTGCAGGCGATGAACACCGGCCACGAAGGCTCGCTGGCGACGATCCACTCGAACACGCCGCGCGACGCCTTGGCACGTCTGGAAAACATGGTCGGCATGGCGGGCGCCAACCTGACCCCGCGCGCCATCCGCCAGCAGATCTGCTCGGCCGTGACGGTGGTGGTGCAGGCGTCGCGCCTGATCGACGGCTGCCGCAAGGTGGTGAGCATCCAGGAGATCACCGGCATGGAGGGCGACATCATCTCGATGCAGGAAATCTTCCGCTTCGAGCAGACGGGTGTCGACCGCGACGGCAAGGTACAGGGATGTTTCAGCGCCACCGGTGTGCGTCCGCGCTTTGCCGACCGCCTGAAAATGTACGGCGCCGAAATCCCGGACGACACCTTCGATCCCGACCGCATCTACCAATGA
- a CDS encoding AAA family ATPase, translating to MKALLISRDSLLFAELASQGAARVPPLNVANSRVSMREALDRPLGEAPGLVIVDAGDGAPDDADLLERLARQYPEAQFMLLTSQHQPEFLIRAMRAGVREVLQLPLVHRAFHEAMDRISTAAGVAQLRDGKVLAFIACKGGSGATFISTNFGYALATLAEKKVLLIDLHGQFGDAALYVSDQKPTMTLSDVCEQIARIDGPFLDSCLVHVTQGFGVLAAADDPAHAKEAKPEHIDTILRVARQHYDYIVLDVGRQIDAVSLRALDSTDIIYPVLQLALPDIRDARRLLDIFRSLGYPIESIRLIVNRYEKGGRLRLPDLHAALGCEVVHTVPNDYVAVTDSVNQGVPVLELSRSSAAARSLADLVELVTARRPPESRGLFDRLFGRSEADY from the coding sequence ATGAAAGCCCTTTTGATCAGCCGCGACAGCCTGCTGTTTGCCGAGCTTGCGTCCCAAGGCGCGGCCCGGGTGCCGCCGCTGAACGTGGCCAACAGCCGTGTCTCGATGCGCGAGGCGCTCGACCGCCCCTTGGGTGAAGCGCCGGGCCTCGTGATCGTCGATGCGGGCGACGGTGCACCCGATGACGCCGATCTGCTCGAGCGCCTGGCACGCCAGTATCCAGAAGCCCAGTTCATGCTGCTGACCAGCCAGCACCAGCCCGAATTCCTGATTCGGGCAATGCGCGCCGGCGTGCGCGAGGTGCTGCAACTGCCGCTCGTGCACCGTGCCTTCCACGAGGCGATGGACCGCATCTCCACCGCCGCTGGCGTCGCCCAGCTACGCGACGGCAAGGTACTTGCCTTCATCGCCTGCAAGGGCGGCAGCGGCGCCACCTTCATCTCCACCAACTTCGGCTATGCGCTGGCGACCCTGGCCGAGAAGAAGGTGCTGCTGATCGACCTGCACGGACAGTTCGGCGACGCCGCACTCTACGTATCGGACCAGAAGCCGACCATGACGCTGTCTGACGTGTGCGAACAGATCGCACGCATCGACGGCCCCTTTCTCGATTCGTGCCTGGTGCACGTGACGCAGGGTTTCGGCGTGCTGGCCGCAGCCGACGATCCGGCCCATGCAAAGGAAGCCAAGCCGGAACACATCGACACCATCCTGCGCGTGGCGCGCCAGCATTATGACTACATCGTGCTCGACGTCGGACGCCAGATCGACGCCGTCTCGCTGCGCGCGCTCGACAGTACCGACATCATCTACCCGGTGCTGCAGCTGGCGCTGCCGGATATCCGCGATGCCCGCCGCCTGCTCGACATCTTCCGCTCGCTCGGCTACCCGATCGAGAGCATCCGCCTGATCGTCAATCGCTACGAAAAGGGCGGGCGCCTGCGCCTGCCGGACCTGCACGCGGCGCTCGGCTGCGAAGTCGTCCATACAGTGCCCAACGATTACGTGGCCGTCACCGACTCGGTCAACCAGGGTGTCCCGGTGCTCGAACTGTCGCGCTCGAGCGCGGCCGCGCGCAGCCTGGCCGACCTGGTCGAACTGGTGACGGCGCGGCGTCCGCCCGAGTCGCGTGGCTTGTTCGACCGCCTGTTCGGCCGCAGCGAAGCCGACTACTGA
- a CDS encoding type II and III secretion system protein family protein: MNTRPTKLSGLPVGPVCRALSGPTALYVALGAMALALAGTAKAARPGPQAEAAPPAGARAEAGPRCSGEAARPAQVALQMGKSTLMRMPEVVQNRSVGNPAVVQAMLVAPDTMYIAGVDVGTTNMIVQGRSGLCSVLDITVAMDPSALQATLATVMPEEKDIKVLAAADSLVLTGTVSDASAVARAAELAGAYLRRPLNALGAVPKELAPTGAAAGGVPSNPAVRLVNLLSVAAPQQVQLEVKVAEVSKTLLERLEAGASWSFSPGSWAATLASNFLSGSAKGGLRAVRPNGNGFGVDAQKQDGLVRVLAEPNVMAISGQEGSFLAGGKFYIPVAQDNNKITLEEKEFGVGLRFTPTVLSGGRINLRVAPEVSELSREGIGINAQGFSGASILPVVTTRRASTTVQLYDGQSFAIGGLIKNNLITNLKGLPVLGEVPVLGALFRSTDFQQDRTELVFVITARLVKPMTATGFALPTDGVDAPSRAALMLGGRLESAPRNPVPVARTAQSVDGFELK, translated from the coding sequence ATGAATACACGCCCCACGAAATTGTCCGGCCTTCCCGTCGGCCCAGTCTGCCGCGCGCTGTCCGGCCCCACGGCGCTGTACGTCGCGCTCGGCGCCATGGCGCTGGCGCTGGCCGGCACTGCGAAAGCTGCGCGCCCGGGACCCCAGGCCGAGGCGGCGCCGCCAGCAGGTGCACGTGCCGAAGCGGGCCCGCGCTGCAGCGGCGAAGCGGCACGCCCGGCCCAGGTCGCGCTCCAGATGGGCAAGTCGACCCTGATGCGCATGCCCGAAGTGGTCCAGAACCGCAGTGTCGGCAACCCGGCTGTCGTCCAGGCGATGCTGGTTGCGCCAGACACGATGTATATCGCCGGGGTCGACGTCGGCACCACCAACATGATCGTGCAAGGCCGCAGCGGCCTGTGCAGCGTACTCGACATCACTGTGGCTATGGACCCGAGCGCGCTGCAGGCGACCCTGGCGACCGTCATGCCCGAGGAGAAGGATATCAAGGTGCTGGCCGCCGCCGACTCGCTGGTGCTGACCGGGACTGTCTCCGATGCCAGCGCGGTGGCGCGCGCGGCGGAACTGGCCGGTGCCTATTTGCGCCGGCCACTGAACGCGCTCGGCGCGGTGCCGAAGGAGCTGGCGCCAACCGGGGCCGCCGCGGGAGGCGTTCCCAGTAATCCGGCCGTGCGTCTGGTGAATCTGCTGAGCGTCGCTGCGCCCCAGCAGGTTCAGCTCGAGGTGAAAGTCGCCGAGGTGTCGAAGACGCTGCTGGAAAGACTGGAGGCGGGCGCCAGCTGGAGCTTTTCCCCGGGCAGCTGGGCCGCCACCCTGGCGTCGAACTTCCTGAGCGGTAGCGCCAAAGGCGGACTGAGAGCGGTACGTCCAAACGGCAACGGCTTTGGCGTCGACGCCCAGAAACAGGATGGATTGGTGCGCGTGCTGGCCGAGCCGAACGTGATGGCGATCAGCGGCCAGGAAGGCAGCTTCCTCGCTGGCGGCAAATTCTATATCCCGGTCGCGCAGGACAACAACAAGATCACGCTCGAGGAAAAGGAGTTCGGCGTCGGCCTGCGCTTTACCCCGACTGTGCTCAGTGGCGGGCGTATCAACCTGCGCGTCGCGCCCGAGGTGTCGGAGCTGTCGCGCGAGGGCATCGGCATCAACGCTCAAGGTTTTTCCGGCGCGTCGATTCTGCCCGTCGTCACCACACGCCGCGCCAGCACGACGGTCCAGCTGTATGACGGCCAGAGCTTCGCCATCGGTGGCCTGATCAAGAATAATCTGATCACCAACCTGAAAGGCTTGCCAGTCCTGGGCGAGGTGCCCGTACTCGGTGCGCTGTTTCGCAGTACCGACTTCCAGCAGGACCGCACCGAGCTGGTATTCGTGATCACGGCGCGCCTGGTCAAGCCCATGACCGCGACCGGTTTCGCGCTGCCGACCGACGGCGTCGATGCGCCTTCGCGTGCCGCCCTGATGCTGGGAGGACGGCTCGAGAGCGCGCCCAGGAACCCAGTGCCTGTCGCGCGCACGGCCCAGAGCGTCGACGGTTTCGAACTCAAATAG
- the cpaB gene encoding Flp pilus assembly protein CpaB — MKNKRALVVMAVAILFGLTAVVLASRWLLLQPTASAGHIVVAAADTSLGQRLTSDMLKLAEWPADSMPKGAFTDPQKLVGRVLKTSLLAGEPLSEAKLAPVGTLGGLSALITEGKRAITVRVNDVIGVAGFALPGNYVDIIVSTEKDPGPEANAREQNISKIVLERILVLAVAQEVNRDETKPRVVNAVTLEVTPEQAEALDLARSVGTLSLALRNQVDPQSAQTTGATKLTLLPGAPAVVKPAPAKPAAAPRRPDKPAVYRVATPPVRRNCVNVINGLHSSQECF; from the coding sequence ATGAAAAACAAGCGCGCCCTTGTCGTGATGGCAGTCGCCATCCTGTTCGGCCTGACGGCCGTGGTCCTTGCTTCGCGCTGGCTGCTGCTGCAGCCCACCGCCAGTGCCGGACATATCGTAGTGGCCGCCGCCGACACCAGCCTCGGCCAACGCCTCACGTCCGACATGCTGAAACTGGCCGAGTGGCCCGCCGACAGCATGCCGAAAGGCGCCTTCACCGACCCGCAGAAGCTGGTGGGCAGGGTGCTCAAGACCAGCCTGCTGGCTGGCGAGCCGCTGAGCGAGGCGAAGCTGGCGCCGGTTGGCACCTTGGGGGGGCTGTCTGCCCTGATCACCGAGGGCAAGCGTGCCATCACTGTGCGCGTCAACGACGTCATCGGCGTGGCCGGCTTCGCGCTGCCGGGTAACTACGTCGACATCATCGTCAGTACCGAGAAGGATCCCGGGCCGGAAGCGAATGCGCGTGAACAGAATATCTCGAAGATCGTGCTCGAGCGGATCCTGGTGCTGGCGGTGGCGCAGGAAGTCAATCGGGACGAGACCAAGCCGCGTGTGGTCAATGCCGTCACACTGGAAGTGACGCCGGAACAGGCCGAAGCGCTGGACCTGGCGCGCAGTGTCGGCACGCTGTCGCTGGCGCTGCGCAACCAGGTCGACCCGCAGTCGGCCCAGACCACCGGCGCCACCAAACTGACGCTGCTGCCGGGCGCCCCAGCGGTCGTCAAGCCGGCACCGGCGAAACCGGCCGCCGCACCGCGCCGTCCGGACAAGCCTGCCGTCTACCGCGTCGCCACGCCGCCCGTACGGCGCAATTGTGTCAACGTCATCAACGGCCTGCATTCCTCGCAAGAGTGCTTCTGA
- a CDS encoding ATP-binding protein: MIDMLSSRTAPGAASPVPGTASGMASADPEVTAILPRQPKTVSDTGLEPRLVCALVLKTLHATGRAPLPLLAGKLRLSISVLREVLNGLGNEQQVEVAWSGDSDIDVQYQLTAIGQRAALASLAECRYIGPTPVTLGAYRTMVERQSLRQPQARRATPAELAAVLADDCLDAAQRELLGAALHAQRPLLLHGPTGSGKTTLARKLGRLLPGAVALPYAILVEGKIVRMHDPLLHPAPLPIGRQQEERRSCDARWAICQRPLVHVGAELDPACWRCARIRTAAPAMRRHSCKPTTASSSSMTRAASAVPWPRCWPAG, translated from the coding sequence ATGATCGACATGCTGTCGTCCCGTACCGCGCCAGGCGCCGCTTCCCCGGTGCCCGGTACGGCATCGGGCATGGCGTCGGCTGACCCGGAAGTGACGGCGATCCTGCCGCGCCAGCCAAAAACGGTCAGCGATACCGGGCTCGAACCGCGTCTGGTGTGCGCCCTGGTCCTGAAAACCCTGCACGCAACTGGCCGCGCGCCGCTGCCCCTCTTGGCCGGGAAGCTGCGGCTGTCGATCAGTGTCCTGCGCGAAGTCCTGAATGGACTAGGGAACGAACAGCAGGTCGAGGTGGCGTGGTCGGGCGACTCGGACATCGACGTCCAGTACCAGTTGACCGCGATTGGCCAGCGTGCCGCCCTTGCCAGTTTGGCCGAGTGCCGCTACATCGGTCCGACGCCGGTCACGCTGGGCGCCTATCGCACCATGGTCGAACGTCAGTCGCTGCGCCAGCCGCAGGCGCGCCGTGCGACGCCGGCCGAACTGGCCGCGGTGCTGGCCGACGACTGCCTCGACGCGGCGCAGCGCGAACTGCTGGGGGCCGCCCTCCATGCGCAGCGTCCCTTACTGCTGCATGGTCCTACCGGTTCGGGCAAGACCACACTTGCGCGCAAGCTCGGACGCCTGTTACCGGGCGCCGTTGCGCTGCCTTACGCCATCCTGGTCGAAGGCAAGATCGTACGGATGCACGACCCCCTGCTGCACCCGGCGCCGCTGCCGATCGGGCGCCAGCAGGAAGAACGGCGCAGCTGCGATGCGCGTTGGGCAATCTGCCAGCGTCCGCTGGTGCATGTCGGCGCCGAGCTCGATCCGGCATGCTGGCGCTGCGCCAGGATCCGGACAGCGGCACCTGCCATGCGCCGGCACAGCTGCAAGCCAACAACGGCATCTTCGTCATCGATGACCCGGGCCGCCAGCGCCGTCCCATGGCCGAGATGCTGGCCGGCTGGCTGA
- a CDS encoding prepilin peptidase translates to MTLQLQLDLVLLAVVVIAAVTDLAVRKIPNKLLMAGWAALLGLHLTNTAAGGLPNALLGALVGFALFMPLYAVRGMAAGDVKLMATVGLFLGPSETITACVLTWCVGGVMALLIIVFTGRWAAAYANLRDMLLPILLRMGPMPDSPQSRRSVGSMPYGVAIALTTLWLLAQRNHVYM, encoded by the coding sequence ATGACTCTTCAACTCCAGCTCGACCTGGTACTGCTGGCGGTGGTGGTGATTGCCGCCGTCACCGACCTTGCGGTGCGCAAGATTCCGAACAAATTACTGATGGCCGGATGGGCTGCGCTGCTTGGCCTGCACCTGACGAATACCGCGGCGGGTGGCTTGCCGAATGCCCTGCTCGGGGCACTCGTCGGCTTCGCCTTGTTCATGCCCTTGTACGCGGTACGCGGCATGGCTGCGGGCGACGTCAAGCTGATGGCCACCGTCGGCCTGTTTCTGGGACCGTCGGAAACCATCACGGCCTGCGTGCTGACCTGGTGCGTGGGCGGCGTGATGGCCTTGCTGATCATTGTATTTACGGGGCGCTGGGCGGCGGCTTACGCGAACCTGCGCGACATGCTGTTGCCGATCTTGCTACGCATGGGGCCGATGCCGGACAGCCCACAGTCGCGCCGCAGCGTCGGCTCGATGCCTTACGGGGTCGCAATCGCGTTGACCACGCTCTGGCTGCTGGCGCAGCGCAATCATGTCTACATGTAA
- a CDS encoding Flp family type IVb pilin, which produces MKTIFSAVQAFAADEDGVTAIEYGLIAALIGVAMAGAATLLGTQIEATFNAVKDKLAAALK; this is translated from the coding sequence ATGAAAACGATCTTTTCTGCTGTGCAAGCCTTCGCTGCTGACGAAGACGGTGTGACCGCCATCGAGTATGGCCTGATCGCCGCCCTGATCGGTGTCGCAATGGCGGGTGCGGCAACGCTCCTGGGCACTCAGATCGAGGCGACTTTCAATGCGGTGAAAGACAAGCTGGCTGCTGCGTTGAAGTAA
- a CDS encoding GGDEF domain-containing protein → MDSLLKHMVDMTGHRDHAMLDISVVAAVQELATAAQTRVLSISILNGQAYLRSRASVGADGRARIDENHDSATPGEPLAGYPELVNCLENRAASAEACGPDGGRTLWLPIWCGDKADTCFEIVRDAPFPAATIHMITGIVGVYRNFQNLLDYSERDSLTGLLNRKTFEDQLTRMLQSAHEQLPPQAGRPERRCNRGDEQQWLAVIDVDHFKMVNDTFGHLYGDEVLILIANQLQGSFRSQDRVFRFGGEEFVVLLRSTTLDNARRIIDRFRSNVEAYEFPQVGRVTVSVGFVSINPFDSPVVTLGHADQALYYAKTHGRNQACHYNELVELGLLRTVTSNDTAEFF, encoded by the coding sequence ATGGATTCCCTTCTGAAACACATGGTGGACATGACTGGCCACCGCGACCATGCGATGCTCGACATCTCGGTGGTGGCGGCGGTGCAGGAACTGGCCACTGCCGCCCAAACGCGGGTGTTATCCATCTCCATCCTCAATGGCCAGGCCTACCTGCGCTCACGCGCCAGCGTCGGCGCCGATGGCCGTGCCCGTATCGACGAGAACCACGACAGCGCCACGCCGGGCGAGCCCCTCGCCGGCTATCCGGAACTGGTCAACTGCCTGGAGAACCGCGCGGCGAGTGCCGAAGCCTGCGGTCCGGATGGCGGACGCACGCTATGGCTGCCGATCTGGTGCGGCGACAAGGCCGATACCTGCTTCGAGATCGTGCGCGACGCGCCCTTCCCCGCCGCCACCATCCACATGATTACCGGCATCGTCGGGGTGTATCGGAATTTCCAGAACCTGCTCGACTACAGCGAACGCGATTCGCTGACGGGCCTGCTCAATCGCAAGACCTTCGAGGACCAGCTGACGCGCATGCTGCAATCGGCACACGAGCAGCTACCGCCGCAGGCCGGCCGGCCGGAGCGGCGCTGCAACCGGGGCGATGAACAGCAATGGCTGGCGGTGATCGACGTCGACCATTTCAAGATGGTGAACGATACCTTCGGCCACCTGTACGGCGACGAAGTGCTGATCCTCATTGCCAATCAGCTGCAAGGTTCGTTCCGCTCGCAGGACCGGGTATTTCGCTTCGGCGGCGAGGAATTCGTGGTGCTGCTGCGCTCGACGACGCTGGACAACGCGCGCCGTATCATCGACCGCTTCCGCAGCAATGTCGAGGCCTATGAATTCCCGCAGGTCGGCCGGGTGACCGTCAGCGTCGGTTTCGTCAGCATCAACCCTTTCGATTCGCCCGTCGTCACGCTCGGCCACGCCGACCAGGCGCTGTATTACGCCAAGACCCACGGGCGCAACCAGGCTTGCCACTACAACGAGCTGGTCGAGCTCGGCCTGCTGCGCACGGTTACCTCGAACGATACCGCCGAGTTTTTCTAG